From Dictyoglomus sp.:
ATTTAGATCGTCTAGTAATAAATATTTGGACCAATGGAGCTCTTTCTCCAGATGTTGCTTTAAAAGAAGCAGCTAAAATTTTAATGGATCATGCAAAATTTATTTTAGAGCAGGACTTTTCCTTCTCAGAGATAAAGAAAGAGGAATCACCTTTTATTAAAGAAGAAGAAAAGAAGATTTTGACATTGGAAGATTTAGGCTTGTCTACTCGTGCTTACAATGCATTAAGAATGGCAGGAATTCATACTATAGATGAACTACTCTCTAAAACAGAACAAGAGTTAATTAATATAAAAAACTTTGGACAAAAATCTCTTCAAGAACTCAAAGAAAAATTAAAGGAAAAAGGTTATTCGTTATCTAGTACGAAAGGAGAGGAATCTGATGAGACATCGTAAAGCATATAGAAAATTAAGTAAACCCACGCCTCAAAGAAAGGCATTATTGAAGGCTTTATTACTTTCCTTTTTTAAACATGGAAAAATTATAACTACTTATCCAAGAGCAAAAGAACTTACTCCTTTAGCGGAAAAAATTATTACTTTAGCCAAAAAAGACACTATACACAATCGTAGACTGGTTTATAGTTGGATTCAAGATAGAGAAATTGTTAGAAAGATATTTACTGAAATCGCACCTAAGTATCAACAAAGGAATGGGGGATATACAAGAGTATTGAAAGCAAGTATACGTAGAGGTGATGCAGCTCA
This genomic window contains:
- the rplQ gene encoding 50S ribosomal protein L17 produces the protein MRHRKAYRKLSKPTPQRKALLKALLLSFFKHGKIITTYPRAKELTPLAEKIITLAKKDTIHNRRLVYSWIQDREIVRKIFTEIAPKYQQRNGGYTRVLKASIRRGDAAQEAVVELV